The following are encoded together in the Daucus carota subsp. sativus chromosome 5, DH1 v3.0, whole genome shotgun sequence genome:
- the LOC135152812 gene encoding protein MAIN-LIKE 1-like translates to MAKNVYRLKKIDETLVWNNSKDLPDLRVRTNFGEYWNVVDQTRPPQAIMDAINDAGFEWVFKLGQVKHDRGLITAFIERWRPETHTFHLPFGEATITLEDVHHILGLRTTGRPFILHGFTTTARQRKDMIRDLLGLTLEQGDVRKNCLRIGWLISNFGN, encoded by the exons tgTGGAACAATAGTAAG GACCTTCCTGATCTTAGAGTCAGGACGAATTTCGGTGAGTACTGGAATGTAGTTGATCAAACCAGGCCGCCTCAGGCGATAATGGATGCTATTAATGATGCGGGTTTTGAGTGGGTGTTCAAGTTGGGGCAGGTCAAGCATGACAGGGGCTTGATCACTGCTTTTATCGAGAGGTGGCGTCCAGAGACGCACACTTTTCATCTACCTTTCGGTGAGGCCACCATTACACTGGAGGATGTCCATCACATTCTCGGGTTACGAACCACTGGACGGCCATTTATTCTACATGGCTTCACCACCACAGCTCGCCAGAGGAAGGACATGATACGCGATCTTCTTGGACTGACTCTCGAGCAGGGTGATGTGAGGAAAAACTGCTTGAGGATCGGTTGGTTGATTAGTAACTTTGGCAACTGA